The following nucleotide sequence is from Branchiostoma lanceolatum isolate klBraLanc5 chromosome 18, klBraLanc5.hap2, whole genome shotgun sequence.
CCTGGTATCCTTCCACATCAACATGTAccaaacatgcatacatactaaggccacaccaattttaatttcttggttaacatgttttgttttgttttgaaattttagcaacaaaaaaacaaacatgaaaacagaaggctggggtgaaaacttgcacctgaccctgttcactccctgaaatttgCACCTGAATCcctgcaccaaagtacaaactttcctctgagattctgttttcctgttgattttccaatctagcatttttttttcaaaattccattaaccaagaaattaagatgCTGGGGCCTAAGGCAACAAAACCCAAATCCTGAGGAAAATACCAACGCTTTGGTAACATGCAGAATTGCACAATTTAATACAAATATAAAGTTCTGATCCTGGTACAAATATAGGTAACAGCAGCAACTGGTAAGAAACATAACAACGTTGACTCCACGGATCAGGTACATTtattatatatagtgtatagcCTCCTTTACAGACCTTCTAGGTGCGGTTGGcattttttcctgttttctataaatGCTTACTTGTTTAACATGATTTAGGTTCTCTGTGACGCATGCCTGGTTAAGGTACAGATGAAGCGAGAAAATCGGaagtgataaaaaaaaaactgcgcAAAATTAGCCACCCAGAAGGTCAGTGCAAGAGGCTAACATCTATACCAGTCAAGTACCATGCCATATTTCACTGTTTCGCTGATCTCACATTCTCAGTTTTACAAAAGGTTGACACCAATATTTGGTCATATAATAAAAATGCTTACTAGCAATACTGCCATTTGAAAATAATTGACGAAACCAAAACTTTTGGACTGTTACCAATATGTGTATTGTAATAATTATGTCTATTCCCTACTGccttatatgtatataaatataacaaaacatTAACGAGAACTTGAATGTTTAACGAAACTTAAACGATAACATACTTCAAAGAAGGACGACAATAGATCCACATTACTGCCAACAGTGCAACAAAATATGCTTTAGTGGGTCAATCTCTTTGACCACAAGTACATGCAGGGTAAATGTCTTTTCAACTTAATCTGTATTAAAAAGGGACAAGtagaattaaaagaaaaaaccAAGAAAGCCATAAAATTTCTGGTAAATTGTTATCAATATCTTTTTCTTCACAAAGTTCACGTTGATACATTTTTTCAAGATGAAATAAACTTAACAAAACAGGCTTCCAAGAAAACTTAGTCTTCGACTGCTTTATGAAAAGGACACTGCATACAGTCCTTTTTTATTGATGACAATATAAACAAAGAAGCTCATGCCATATGAGATTAATATTTCCAGCGACATAAAATAGAGTTGAAGCATTCTGTATCAATCTACAAGCCAGTCAATCCTTCAGAAGATGTATATTCACCTTGCTAAGCTACTATGGCAAGCAActtgatgaaaatgatttttgataggtATTTAGTTTGTTTGCACAGTTCTGTGCTTCAATAGCTGAGCTATCGTAAAGTGTCCTTTCCTCTGCAAGCTGGCGGGACTACCCTGCAGTGTTCTCGACAGTTTGCCAACCAAAGCTACGGTAGAGTCTTTCGCTTCAGTGGAAACAGTTACGCGTCTTGCCACCCTATTGTGATTGCTGTCAGAGATCTTGGCTGGACTCGCAGCTTTGCTCGTATCTGTTGGTAGGCTTCCGATTGCAGATAGTTTTTGACAGAACTCCGAGTCATTGACATTGTCATCAGCTACAAGGCACAGAAGATCCTTCGAAGGGCTGATTTCAAAATCTTCCATTGACTTGTCTCCATCGAAGAAGGAGTCAAAGAAATTGTCTTCCACAGTTGAGTCCATCTTGACATTGTCTGTCGGAAGGCCGAGCTTTTCGCAAAGCTCGCTCATAGTCTCACTCAGACGCTTCTTGTTTCCTGGCGGAGTCAGCTGCTCGTTAGACTGGGAACAGGCCGTCTTCAGGGACGTAGCACCTtcagaaatatttctttttggcACGTCTTTCTCTACAGTTGTTTTCATCTGTGCACCTTTCTGCTTGTAGCTATACATAACATTGTTACCTCCTCTATCCTGTTGCGAAGGATTACTTGTATTGGAAGTTACCAACTTGTTGGATAAGCTTAGATCAGTCTTCATTGCTTGTACAACTTTGCTGCTAGCTTTTACGACTTCTCTAGCTGACTTTCTTTGCATACCTGGACTTATGGCTTTTGTTTTCTGGCTGCTTTGAGGTCTTCTTAGAGCTTGCTGGCTGTTTGAGATGGCAAACTGTCCTACGTGCTTCGTTCTTTTCTCTGGGAGCGTGGTACCGCTTGTCATTCCTCTGGGCTGGTAGCCTGCGAACTGTTTCTTGTTCCCCAACAGTTCGCTGATTTTTCGCTTAGAAACGGACGTCCAAGAGCTGACGGTTAGCGTCTTCTGCTTGTCAGTTTGAAGATAGGACTTCTGGCTGACTGTGGATAATGCTGGAGATGAGGGAGCCGTGCAGGTCGAATTTCGCAGGGCAGAAACTTTGGTTCGCTTGCTTGGGCCAGTCCCAGTGCTTAGTGCTCTCTTCCTTCCTTTGCTGACAGAGACTGTTGTGTTGGTGGGAATCGCGGCCTTAGCAACATCTCTACGCACTGCTGAGTACATCTGCTGTGGTGCTACAACATGCGGCTTTCGGAGAAATCTGTTCAGGATGGAAGGGTTGACTATCTCGGGACTTGAGGGCGATGCATTCTGGGTCAGATGTCTGATTGTGTTGGGTTtggcgacctttgaccttccctccttgacctttgccctggaTGCAATCTGTCTGGCAAAAGCATCAGCTGTGAAAGTAGTTTTCTTCTCTGGATTTTTCGGTGTGCTCTCGCTTTTTGGTTTGAACGCATTGACAGTCGGTGGTACAACAAGGGTTGGGGTGTTTTTCTTCGGACCACACCCGTTGTAGACTGTGAAAGCTGAGTTGGGGCTCCTCAAAATCGGAGCCGCCTTGGACAGGTTTGGCTGCGAGGATACATGTTCTAACTTCTTATCCTGGGATGATTGTGACTTGGGACTCAAAGCCTTacccatggggaggggggcaaggcaCATTctcggtggggaggggggcttttcCGTGAAGAGGTTGCGAGCGACGTTTGTCTTCGCCGTGCTTGGCTGCACTTTCGCTGCGGCTACTCTGAACTGTGCTGGCTGCTTCACACCAGTTTGAACAGTCTGCTGACTGGCTTGTGAAGAACCACTTGGGCTAGTGCTAGCTACAACTCCCTTCTGCATATCTATTCCCGATAGCCTTCTCACAGCATTCTCTGTCCCTTCAGTTGTAGCAGCTTCCCTTGTCGAACTTGCGCTACCATTCTTTGAATTTCCCGACAAGTCTACATCCGTTGTCAAGTCTACCGTGTCAATGTTATACTGAAGAGACGACAGTGAAGAACACTCGCTGGATGTCGAATTCCGCCGTATACTTCTTACGCTGGAACTTCCCAAGTCAGACAGCAAGCTGCCTCTGCTTGTGCTGGTTTCCGCAGAAGTTGAAGGGAGGGTGTTGCTGGATGGAAGGTTGTTTGATTGTAGTTCCCAGGCAACAATGTGGATCTGGGAGGGGGGGATGGAGGGCGGAGTGTCCTGCCATCTACACACGGGATGACTCAGGTCGTCACACTGCAGCCATCGGTTACCTGGGTAGAGTACAAGAAGGTACAGTACAAATTAGAACTTTTCAACAATCTGAATGCTTGACATCAATTGGCATCTGTGGATGACTTTACCTCTTACTAATTGATCTGCACTTTTAAACGTTTGCAGTTTGTAcaaaaataatatatatatatctgtgatGACatgaggtcactgcaaaaataaatccaccacaaacatttcaagatttacagtagaaaGTCAGGATTGGTTTACAATCGGGACTTGTGGTAAGGAACGAAACAGAAACAACAATGTTTACTGATGCAAAGAAAGATTTGGTACATCTATTTTTCTACTGTGTACATAATAATCAAAGTGTAGCCATACCGCAAAATTTCTGACAACAGTAAAATTTCTGACCAACACACAACTTTTAAGCAACATTTCCTTACCTTGTGTGTCCCTGATGTAGGCTACAAAGTGGTCAGGTTGAGTCTTGTATCTGATGACAGCGGACACCCGGTACTGTCTGTCCTGGTACCTACAGTCCAACTCCTCTAGTCTGTTGTGGGACAGCCCTGTCACAAAGTGTAGCATCACGAATGGAGGCAATCTGGGTAAACAGAAACAATTCTACAATCAGTAACCGTTTCACAAtactgtctgtatctgtatcttcaTGTATATAgacggtataactgccctttggcataacacaccagcttcacactcacaggcacgcggcgtggcagcagctggttatattagactgaacgacctgtcacatctaacctttgcatatctaactacTAAAGCTAATAAATCATTACTGTCAGGGCTTAAAATATCCTCCAGCAATTGTTACATATGAACTGAAATTTTTGGGcataaaatgaaaaatacaagaaaCCAACAAATTTTCAGGCTTGCTTTCTAACGTcacaaaatgaaacacaaacatgtaatatgtaataaGCAGCCTTATTGAAATTTGAAGTAACTGCGCAAGTCACTTAAAATGAACTAAGATTGTACCTTGTTTCTACGGCATCAAAAATAATTATAAACTCTTTTGATTCATTCCTATTTTGTAAAGGTTTTTCATAAGTTACACAAAAAACCTCTACAAAGAATAATCATGTACATATTAttgagaactttattgcgcgaccattgtagcaggtacaaagtatggcaacaacagtaaacatagaacaagacttGTGAGGAGCTGCCAAAAGTCCTCTCTCCTTTGGTTGCTGTTACAAACAGTAGAACATAGTAAAAGCACATCATGCCCACCTGTTGAAGACCATCTCCCTCTTCTGCTCTGCAGCTCCGCAGCTGAAGCAGCTACGCAGATGGCAGGCCTGGAGCAGGCTGAAGTCAGGTGTCACACTCGGGAACGTCGGGAGCACCCTGGTCATCCTGCACCAAAACATCAAACAAGAATGACATTAATATCATTTATCTGTTAATTCGGCTGAAATAAACTTACATTACAGGTGgcatctgtgtggcatagtggcagagcatccggcaatgaaccaatgagacccaggttcaatccccagtggagtacccagacatgtccggacatgcacccagacattgtacccttgggaaaggcacacacatttcccatgtcctaagccctaacgggtttgggttggcgttaggaagggtatccagccgtaaaaactcttgctacaaaaagacttgcacttgatggttctggggctcccccatccattgACCGTTTTTTAAACTTATGCAGACTTTGCTTGAGTGACTTTTGCACTATTTATAACAAATTGATATTTTCCTACCTGTCTGATTTGATGAATCCACACTTGTCGCAGCTGAACTCCCAGTCATACTCCATCCTGAACAGGTCCTCGATCAGCGAATTCTCTCGTAGCAACAACGGAAGAGCAAACACCGGGCTCTCGTTCTTCCCCAGCTCGCAACGCAACGTCGGACGCAAGGATTCGAACACCTTTTCTCTCACGCCGTGTAGAATCTCTGTAGCACGTTCTACGCAGAGTAACTCTTCCGAATTCGGCGTACGACAGGCTTTCGCAGACTTTGACTTCCTTGCCTCAGAAGATCTTCGATCAGTACTCAGTGTCTTCCTAGCTTTCTGATAGTTCGCAAGAAGTTCCTGGGCTTGCTGGTAGGCAAGATGAAGTGTTTTTACGGTGCTTTCCCCATTGCCATTTAGCTGGGAGAGGCGATCCCGCAAAGTCCTGCTGTGAACCAAGATGCACATAGCTGCATCCAGCCAGCATAGGGAGTGTGCATTTGTCCACTGTATTGTGCTGTTCTCTTCTATCAAAGGAGAAATAAGGTCATCTATGATTGCACTGTTGGTAGCTTGGGGTATTCCCTGAGACTTGCTTGAATCTGGTACTGCCAAATACTGAGCCAGCTTTACAACACCATCTCCTGTTGAATCTGTATGCAAATGCAGTGCCATGTTCTCTGGCTCTGACTGCTGAGATGAGCTTGAATCTGTTGACGGTGAATGCTCTGCCTGCTTTACAAAACTGTCTTCCAACGAGTCTGTTAGCGAATGTAGTGCTATGTTCTCTGGCTCTGATGGCTGAGACCTGCTCGAATCTGGCGATGCTGAACACTGAGCCTGCTTTACAAAGCTGCCTTCCCTTGAATCTGTTTGCAAATTCGGTGCTGCTTTCTCAAGCTCTGATGGTTGACATGTGCTTGAATCTCCCAATACTGAATTCTCTGCCAGCTTCACAACACTGTCTAGTGCTGAATCTGTAAACAAATGCGGTGCTATACTCTCAGGCTCAAATGGCTGTTTCAGTACTGTTGTATCTGATGCTGTGAGACTATTGCTGAGTACAGGTAGCGATGTGGCTGTACCCTGGGTAAGAGGAACTGAATCATCTCCAAGTGGAAAGATGTCGTCCAAATCTAAGTCCCAATCACAAGGGCTGCATGAAGTACCAATCAGCGCATTGCCATTTTCAGAAAACATCGACATGAAGTCCTTGCTGTCAAGTCCCTGAGAAAAGATGTCTGTACTTTCTATTGGCGATAGCGGTAACTTAATCTTCTCATTTGTTGCTGTTGTAGCTGTCTTTACTTCCCCATATGGTGCGAATTTAGGAGTAGTTGATCTATTTAAGAGCGCATCTAAAGAAAGGCCACCGTTCGACTGTACGCTCAAAGAAGCACCGTTTGGTTTTGTTCCCTCCCCCTGCTTGAGAGGTAATGGTTTCTTCCATGCCTGGAATGTTCCATTTGCGAGCGAGGGGGGTGAAACCTCACAGATAATCGGGGGAGTGGGAGCAGCGATGTGGTTGGTTTTCGTGACGGGAGGTAGGGAGGACTTTCGCTTCTTACGCCGCTGGCTGAAGAGATCCTCGCTGTTGCGTACGATTGTGTACTTGAACATGTCCGTACAACCCATCGGGAAGGTGCACTGTAGATAGAAAGAAAAGACGTATAAGCAACTAGTTTTGTGTCGTGTCAATTGCAATACATTTAAAAAGATTCCACTGTATCACTAGAAATGTCAAACTCTAgaaatacaatatacatgtatttgccataCTGTACACGATTATTCAAtgcattcatatacatgtacattttgcatgtacatactGTTTGGCGACACCAATTTGACTGGGTGGTTTTGGAATCGATGAAATAAAAAtgctgaactgaactgaactaaacGTGAAAACACGGAATGCATAAaaaatgcaagttttcctccagaCAACTATTTTTACATCGTCCTTTTGTGCATTTTTGCTTTAGATAGATCTAGAATGTCTTGAGAACAGAGGAAATGGATTGATGTGGCCTCATAGCAGTTTTTCTCTTGTCTAGATTTTGGGTGAGCTAAAACTAGCTAGATAGTCAGACACCTTATTTCCCATGTAGCCTTATTGCCTTAACATTGTATTTGAGGTATATTCATATAGCATCTGTTGTGTAGTTTTAATGAACTAGGAAAACTCTGAACCCTAGCTCATTTACTGAACAATTGCAAGTTGCTGTACAGTGAGCAGCGGCACACACACAGCGGTCTATGACATGGTAATAAAAAGAAGACTTACGTCGTCATCTTGGCACATGTAGCAGGCCTCGTCAGAGCTCCACTGGTACAGCACCAGCTGTCTCCTCTTCCCCCGGGCCTGGCACTGCTCACACCACACAGGATCACCAGACATCatcactgtaaatatagatatatCTTAGTACTGTAAAGTCACATATTTTTACAGCAGGCCTCGTCAGAGCTCCACTGGTACACACCAGTTGTCTCCTCTTCCCTTGGGCCTGGCACTGCTCACATGTCTGTTAACATCAGCAGATTACAAGAGTTAAAACTTGAATGGAATCCTGAATACtgaaattcttgtttctttcactgtcacctctgtaccgtgaacttatcatcaccgtgaaaaaaactgtttatgatttcttcacacatcagttctgtttaaatcacttgccgccactgcTCACTGCAAAATAAATGTGGAAATAGAACGACCACAAACACTTCAAGATTTACgtaaatttacagtataagcTTTGGAGACAAGAAACCATTGCAAattgcaatggcctagttggtagaatGCTCGCTTTGTACTCTTAACATTAGGAATGATCTTTTTTTATAAATACTCTTTCATATGAGAAAATAAAAGTGATAGGCAGTGGAATAATTGAAATCAAACAATAACATGTTCTGGGCGAAAGAGATCCATATAACAATACTGAATACCAGTAGCTGGCATCAAATATGTTAAATCTCTCTCCAAATTTTtgacaatatatatttttcacaCCTATCAAATGCCAGGTAATGTTGCTGACTAAAAACAACTCTGTACCAtactggcagttataaaaaccgctactcctcggccattttccaccacctaaaacacaaccaggggcactcattcaatctcgaatccactgatatccttgaccgcgaaccccgctggttcgaacgtggagtaagggaggcaatatatgagaggatatacaatccaaccctcaacaggaaaggagggctaagggtggaactgtctggcacttgggacatagccttgggggcaaaccagctttagctcctatattaaaacaataggagctattgtccccttttacttcaaccttgtcttgagttgtctaattcttttggactatctaaaaatttgtcttctccttatttgcatatcaattcatagttcgtggttataaacctgctgttcaactgatcttgctcacagtcactgacgaaaagtagtggatgctacttgaaacgtctgaccgtttccaaaatcatatccagttgtttgagtaattgctttttggcgtaactCTGTACCATAGCAACACCATTTTCAACAGTGATTACAGAACAAAGGAAATCTAGACTAAATTGACTCTCAATTAGAGCAGATTTATTCAAGCACTCTctgatgcaaatcagatatttgcatatcattaaatCTGGTGACAAAGCAATGTCCTACCCAACTAGCTCCACTGCAACTAGAAATTCACAGGAAAAAATAGAATTGACTGGGGGGAAAATGTAAAAACTGCAAGTTTTAGGACCAAAATAACACTGtcctttttttcagtttgcTGTTTAAACATCTGCATCCACACCTTTTTACAATGGTATTGGTTGCGGAAATTACTAATTAGtgtgttttcatgtttgtcAACACACCAGTGTTTGTCAAGCTATGATACATATAACAGCTAGTCTAGATAATTAAATTTTGATAAAAACTAATCAAGGCATGAGTATTTTTTTGGCCAACCCAAAATTACTCAAATTTGAAATTCACTGTTGGCATGAAAAATATCTTGAAGCATTCAATTTTGCAGCAagcgaaaaaaatcaaatcacttATCCAAATCTTATCGGCACACCGTTTGTAAACTTTGATGATCTATAAAGCAtttccaaatttgaataaaatacagAAACATTACGAAATATAACTAAAATACCAActtctcatgaatattcaacaaAAACGTTATAGTACAACACGAAATAGACCTCAAAACAGACCTTTGTAAAACGAAACCAAGCAAATGCGCCCAAACTCCACCCAACAAGAACATACATACGTCAGAAAGGCATCGAACAACGTTATAGCAACGTTCGAACATGGAACGCTAACAAATctcaagggggaggggggcggactttccaaaataacaacaaacgcCAAATAATACCACACTTAGAGACTGTTAGCTTCACTATTGCTACATATTACAGACCATAACCTACTGTAACGGATTTATAACTTGTTTACCGAGGAAAAGGGGAATACTTTTTGTACAGAAACGTTAAAAACTCAGCGCACGTGCAAGGCAAACTTGCAAAAGCAACATGGCTACACCCGCAACGACTTAAGCAATGTTTTGTGCCAAATAAAAGATAATTCCTCCGCATTTGAACACCAGAAATACCTCTCAAATGATCGATAAAACCTTACGATACTTACTTCAACATTCCATGTCCTTAGAAAACCTCGAAACTCTTGAAACAACGCCGAAAATTCGGAAGAAAACGCCGCCAAATCTCATCACatgggcggccatcttggaaacgCGCGAACAACGTTTACAGTCGACTAACGTAAAAGTTAAAAGAATGCCTTAAAATCTATTCCTAAATCtacaaacaatgcaaaaaatatataaatcatACAACCAAAATAGAGAAAGTATTTGAATTCAACCTATAAGATAATGAATCATTGAatcaaataaaatgttttacaCTTTTATTGTTGAGGATAAGGCACTTATATTGGAACATTGAACAGCTGACTTTTTTCTAGgctaaaggtcaaaggttgatCACGAGTTGTTGATGAAGTTTCAGTTTTGACACCAGCTAGGAAGATGTTAAGGTTTCGGTCTATTATTTCCGTCTGATGACTCGTGACTGTTGTATTCAGATGTTTCCGTGTTCAAGTCTTCATTTTCTATGCACAGGTAAGTTTTTACCTTTCCTCTTTTTGCAGTTCGTATGAAAATAGAGACCGACAGTCGACAGGTGTTGTTCTGTTAAATATTAAATCATACTCAAGTACACTAAACTCAatgcctaccaaaactggaagaaccctGAGACGTCTCCAAACTGCCCTAACTGCGACGCCCCGGAGACTACCAACCACTTCCTGTACCACTGCGCCCGCTATGAAAGGGAAAGACACCAAATGCTGCTGGAGATCGAAAGCACATACGAGACCTACGGCACGCCAGCGGagaacagacacacggacatcgTCACTCTAGCTGGAATGAGAGAAGACCTCACAGACGTAATCaacacacagatgtacagaacattctcccagtacatcgagagcactcgcagattcgacgtgctcaactgaaacacacccagcaacacgctacctcaagtcaccaagtgctaataaaaacctagcgagaaatcaacaagaactgaaacctagcgaccagcacagcacctggagaccatgtctaacgaaataatagacgttaaacaaggacaacaacaacaacaacaacaagtatgACAATCGTGTCATAAATTACAGCTAGGGTTTTGCGTTAGACAGAACATGTAGTAAGCCACTGTCTCAGCTTTTAAGGTTTCTTGACCCTATGGTTTCATTTGGATATAAAATTTCACTTCAACACTTGAATGCAAGAGCTGGAGTtcgaggtaacgttacatataattgtttttgttgtaactTGTTGTCTATCCAAGGAGATTTCAATTTTATCACTATATCAGTCTTGTGTCTATTCGTCAGTGTTCTTATCATGTGTTtttgaaattgtcaaaattcaCAGGCAGGGAAATATTGGCATACATTCTCGGTGTACATTCTCATAATTTTTGTTGCGTGACATGACACTGGAAGGGTGACAAACTCACAGTGACAAAGGTACCTGAGTACTAGTATAAgggagtgaagtctgccatctctgattgcctctATGGCATACAGGAAATAATGATAAGCCATCACATGTTGTCCACATTTTCTAtctttttcaggaatgttctGAAAGACTTAAGTTGCTGCTTGTGACTGTGTGAGTGAGTTCTCGGTGTAACAGTTTGGTATCGAACCCGGGCTCCCAgcgcacaaacccaacgcacttaccacttgtaaggctaaaaggtccgggccagttagactggtcagtaagtcaGGTGCTTGAACCACACTCACATCGGGACAAAGATGGGGTCGTCAGGCAAACTTCACAACAGTCTGATGGAGATACTGGTGGTAGTGGGGATGGACCAGCACACAGGACTGGTACCTGATAACTTACCTGTGCAGGTAGGAACACCTGTTTACACCTGTATCTGCACACACCTGGTGATAGTTACTGTCAGATGCCACTTTTGTATccttaaccttttccctgctgcctaactctgtaaccgatagGGAATcaggtgccaaacggctacttcagtgtgctaaaggttgaaTAGAAAAATTTTTCACATTGTTATCAAGAATGTTTTGTAAAAATCTGACTTTTTAAATTCCTTTTCTTACAGTCGTCAGAGAGACTACCGGGGTCCTTGCCACTCTTCACGACAGCGTTTGAACCCCAAGTCTTGGCGGCCTGCGCGCACGAAGTTGCCAACTTTCCCAACTCCTCCTCCATCTTCGATTCAATGGCGTCCTTTACCACTTCCACGTGGTCCTCCAcgatacccccctccccagccagGGGGGTGTCCTCCAGTATCCCCCCCTCGGGCAAGGGGGTGAAGACCAGGAGGAGTCAGTCGCTGAGGAGACTCACTCCCACTGGGAAACACTCTGTTGCACTTCCTGTGGGGTCAGATGTCATTTCCGCCCTACCtccactctgtctgcctggtaTGGCAttgtttaatgttgtgttttaaaAGTTGAAGAATTACTTTCTGAAAAGCCCTTTATTATTGTTGTTACAATGTGTTTAATAGACCTATTTAGTATGGAAAGGGTTTGTGCTATGCCTCTATGTCTTCCTGGGCTTTCGTAGTATTTTTTACCAAGAGCGACTACTAAGTAAATCTTTCACTGTTCACCAATCAAGCTTCAACTTTGTGGAAGATTCTTTCTAACTTTTCCAGTTAATCTCAGATGAATTTGTCAGTAGATTCAACTATTATAATAATGAAAGTAGTATGTTTCTTCTCCATATTCTTTCTAAATGTATTTAATGAATCTGTTCATATTGTACAGGGAATGCGTATGTTTACAAAGACCGACCGAAGGACCACGTACACTACCTCGTACTGACGGATATCTCTGGTGCCCACTCATATGCCACTGTCTACACTTTCTATAGAAAATTCCTGGCCAGTCAGGTAAGAATTatagtttttcttttttaataccCAAATATAAAAAGAATCTGTCGTGACATACTGTTTACTGTGTCcattttcttctctctttctctctctctctgtctctctttctgtctgtctgtctgtctctctctctctctctctctagatctctctctctttctctctctctctccatctccaattttatgtcttttaatcCCCATCATATGGTTGAATCTTGTTTGCATTCCTTGCTAACTCAAAAACATGAGTTGTGATAATCATGATCAATATCTATTTAGGTTAGGGGAAAGTCGGAGTATACCATACGGGCCGTTCCACTGAACGACGCGGGGGAGGAAGGAACCAAGATCTGTTTTGTTCCCCTGTGCTGCTGTATGGTTTCCAGAGCTCCATACTTCTTTACTATGAGAGATTGCCTTACTTGGTAGGTCAACAATTCATCTTTCCTGAGTTTTTACCctaatgaaaaatggaggtatagtttttactctgtgtgtgtgtgtgtgctctcATGTCCAGCGGAATATCTTAAGAATCTCTGAatgaattacgatgatatttggtacatgggTCGGTGTTGTGAACCCGACAGCCAaggcctcctggtggccgaccttggtact
It contains:
- the LOC136423765 gene encoding uncharacterized protein codes for the protein MMMSGDPVWCEQCQARGKRRQLVLYQWSSDEACYMCQDDDCTFPMGCTDMFKYTIVRNSEDLFSQRRKKRKSSLPPVTKTNHIAAPTPPIICEVSPPSLANGTFQAWKKPLPLKQGEGTKPNGASLSVQSNGGLSLDALLNRSTTPKFAPYGEVKTATTATNEKIKLPLSPIESTDIFSQGLDSKDFMSMFSENGNALIGTSCSPCDWDLDLDDIFPLGDDSVPLTQGTATSLPVLSNSLTASDTTVLKQPFEPESIAPHLFTDSALDSVVKLAENSVLGDSSTCQPSELEKAAPNLQTDSREGSFVKQAQCSASPDSSRSQPSEPENIALHSLTDSLEDSFVKQAEHSPSTDSSSSQQSEPENMALHLHTDSTGDGVVKLAQYLAVPDSSKSQGIPQATNSAIIDDLISPLIEENSTIQWTNAHSLCWLDAAMCILVHSRTLRDRLSQLNGNGESTVKTLHLAYQQAQELLANYQKARKTLSTDRRSSEARKSKSAKACRTPNSEELLCVERATEILHGVREKVFESLRPTLRCELGKNESPVFALPLLLRENSLIEDLFRMEYDWEFSCDKCGFIKSDRMTRVLPTFPSVTPDFSLLQACHLRSCFSCGAAEQKREMVFNRLPPFVMLHFVTGLSHNRLEELDCRYQDRQYRVSAVIRYKTQPDHFVAYIRDTQGNRWLQCDDLSHPVCRWQDTPPSIPPSQIHIVAWELQSNNLPSSNTLPSTSAETSTSRGSLLSDLGSSSVRSIRRNSTSSECSSLSSLQYNIDTVDLTTDVDLSGNSKNGSASSTREAATTEGTENAVRRLSGIDMQKGVVASTSPSGSSQASQQTVQTGVKQPAQFRVAAAKVQPSTAKTNVARNLFTEKPPSPPRMCLAPLPMGKALSPKSQSSQDKKLEHVSSQPNLSKAAPILRSPNSAFTVYNGCGPKKNTPTLVVPPTVNAFKPKSESTPKNPEKKTTFTADAFARQIASRAKVKEGRSKVAKPNTIRHLTQNASPSSPEIVNPSILNRFLRKPHVVAPQQMYSAVRRDVAKAAIPTNTTVSVSKGRKRALSTGTGPSKRTKVSALRNSTCTAPSSPALSTVSQKSYLQTDKQKTLTVSSWTSVSKRKISELLGNKKQFAGYQPRGMTSGTTLPEKRTKHVGQFAISNSQQALRRPQSSQKTKAISPGMQRKSAREVVKASSKVVQAMKTDLSLSNKLVTSNTSNPSQQDRGGNNVMYSYKQKGAQMKTTVEKDVPKRNISEGATSLKTACSQSNEQLTPPGNKKRLSETMSELCEKLGLPTDNVKMDSTVEDNFFDSFFDGDKSMEDFEISPSKDLLCLVADDNVNDSEFCQKLSAIGSLPTDTSKAASPAKISDSNHNRVARRVTVSTEAKDSTVALVGKLSRTLQGSPASLQRKGHFTIAQLLKHRTVQTN